Proteins from a single region of Mycobacteriales bacterium:
- a CDS encoding tyrosine-type recombinase/integrase, whose protein sequence is MTGARLDQPLFPDVNRGFRDPANVRRELRGARGTETLAWITSHTFRKTAATILDEAALSARLVADQLGHSRPSMTQDVYMGRRAVDSQAALALEAALRGMASNGEKGGKCVGREDGRTP, encoded by the coding sequence ATGACCGGTGCTCGACTCGACCAGCCGCTGTTCCCGGACGTCAATCGAGGTTTTCGCGATCCGGCCAACGTGCGTCGCGAACTCCGCGGGGCGCGGGGCACCGAGACGCTCGCCTGGATCACCTCACACACCTTCCGCAAGACGGCTGCGACGATCCTCGACGAGGCGGCACTGTCCGCTCGGTTGGTTGCGGACCAGCTCGGTCATAGCCGGCCGTCGATGACGCAGGACGTCTACATGGGCAGGCGTGCAGTTGACTCTCAGGCTGCCTTGGCGTTGGAGGCCGCGTTAAGAGGCATGGCCTCCAACGGCGAAAAGGGTGGCAAATGTGTGGGTCGAGAAGACGGTCGGACACCGTGA